TCGCCACCCGTCTCGGCTCGCTGTCCCAGCGGCTGTCCGCCAGTGTCGGCCGGGTACGCCTGAATACCGATCTGCAGCATGACCAGGTGGTGCCGGAGGGCGAAGTGGTGCCGGTGCGCGAGGAGGAGGTGAAGACTCCCTGGCTGCAGATCGACAACGTGTTCTACGAGGCCCGTGGCCAGGCCTGGGCGCTGTCGCACATGCTGCGTGCCATCGAGGTGGACTTCGCCGACGTGCTGGCGAAGAAGAACGCCACCGTCAGCGTGCGGCAGATCATCCGCGAGCTGGAGGCGGCCCAGGAGCCGCTGTGGAGCCCGATGGTGCTCAACGGCAGCGGCTACGGTGTACTGGCCAACCACTCGCTGGTGATGGCCAACTACATCTCCCGCGCCAACGCCGCGATCATCGACCTGCGCACCCTGCTGAGCCAGGGCTGAGGCATGCCGGTCGTGCCTGACGAGGCGGCCCACCGCGCCGCCTCGGATGCCGAGCGCATCGCCTGGGTCGACGAGCACGACCAGTTGCTCGGCGGCCTGCCGCGCGCCGAGCTGCGCGAGCGCGGGCTGATCGGCCGCGGTACCTTCATCCTGCTGTTCAACTCCCGTGGCGAGCTGTGCGTGCACCGGCGCACCCTGAGCAAGGCCATCTACCCCGGCTACTGGGACGTGGCGGCCGGCGGCATGGTCGACGAGGGCGAGAGCTACGCCGCCTGCGCCGCCCGCGAGCTGGGCGAAGAGCTGGGCATAACCGGGGTGACGCTGCGCGAGCATGGGCGCTTCTTCTTTGACCGGCCGGGCAACCGCCTGTGGTGCGCAGTGTTTTCGGCAGTGTCGGATGCGCCGCTGGTGCTGCAGCCCGAGGAAGTGCTGGAAGCGCGTTTCCTGCCACTCGATCAGGTGCCCGGCGAGGTTGCCGGCAAGCCGTTCTGTCCCGACTCGCTGGAGGCCTTGCGCCTTTACCAGGCGGCGCAGGGCTAACCCCTCTCCCGCAGGGATAGGGGGGCTGGAACCCGCGCCGGGCGCGGTTTTGTGCAGTATTCCCGTGCGTCTTGTGCATGATGCCGCACGAGGTCGCCAATCCATCGGTCAATGGCGCAATTTCGTTCTTAGCAGCGGGCTTTTTTGCCTATACACTGCGCCACCTCCAATGCCAGGCTCCCCCGCCTGGCTGCGCTGCCCCTGCCTGAGTGGGGCTTCGCGGTCGGCACCCTGCCGGCCAGTCGCTGTCCTGACCCCTACGAGGAAAAGCCGGTGGTCAAGAAAGCTGCTTCGTTTGCCGCCCTGGGCGGACTCGTCTATTCCACCGACGCCGGTCGGCATTGCCCCGACTGCAGTCAGCCGGTGGACGCCTGCATCTGCAAGAAATCGGTGATTCCCGCCGGCGACGGCATCGCCCGTGTGCGCCGGGAAACCAAGGGCCGTGGCGGCAAGACCGTCACCACGGTGACCGGCGTGCCGCTGGCCGAAGCCGAGCTGAAGGAGCTGGCCAGCGCGCTGAAGAAACGCTGCGGCTGCGGTGGCGGTTTCAAGGACGGCGTCATCGAGATCCAGGGCGACATGGTCGACCTGCTCCTCGAAGAACTGGGCAAACGCGGCTTCAAGGCCAAGAAGTCCGGCGGCTGACCGGGCTTTTCCTAAACTTCTGCACAGGCTCGTGGGTCAATCCCAGGGGCAGGCTGTCGGCTTGTCGCAAGTCGGCGCCAGCAATCGTCATTTATCCGCTCTAACCTGTCGCCGCCGGTGACAGTTTGACTCGCAACAGGGAGACCTCGATGGCCGCACGACGTACACGCAAAGATGACGGTAGCCAATGGACAGTGGCCGATAGCCGCAGCGTCTATGGCATTCGCCACTGGGGCGCCGGTTACTTCGCGATCAACGACGCCGGCCGCGTCGAAGTCCGGCCGAACGGCCCGGACAGCACGCCGATCGACCTCTACGCGCAGCTCGACGGTCTGCGCGAAAGCGGCCTGTCGCTGCCGCTGCTGGTGCGCTTCCCCGGCATCCTGCAGGATCGCGTGCGCCAGCTGACCGGCGCGTTCGACGCCAACATCGCGCGCCTGGACTACCAGAGCAAATACACCGCCCTGTACCCGATCAAGGTCAACCAGCAGGAAGCGGTGGTGGAAAGCATCATCGCCACGCAGAACGTCTCCATCGGTCTGGAAGCCGGCTCCAAGCCCGAGCTGCTGGCCGTGCTGGCGCTGGCGCCCAAGGGCGGCACCATCGTCTGCAACGGCTACAAGGATCGCGAGTTCATCCGCCTGGCGCTGATGGGGCAGAAGCTCGGTCACAACGTGTTCATCGTCATCGAGAAAGAGTCCGAGGTGCAGTTCGTCATCGACGAGGCGGCCGAGCTCAAGGTGGTGCCGCAGGTCGGCCTGCGCGTGCGCCTGTCGTCGCTGGCGTCCTCCAAGTGGGCCGACACCGGTGGCGAGAAGTCCAAGTTCGGCCTGTCCGCCGCGCAGTTGCTGTCGGTGGTCGAGCGCTTCCGCGCGGCCAAGCTGGATCAGGGCATCCGCCTGCTGCACTTCCACATGGGCTCGCAGATCGCCAACCTGGCCGACTACCAGCACGGCTTCAAGGAAGCCATCCGCTACTACGGTGAGCTGCGTGCCCTCGGCCTGCCGGTCGATCACGTCGATGTCGGCGGCGGTCTGGGCGTGGACTACGACGGCACCCACTCGCGCAATGCCAGCTCGATCAACTACGACATGGACGACTACGCCGGCGTGGTGGTCGGCATGCTCAAGGAGTTCTGCGACGCCCAGGGCCTGCCGCATCCGCACATCTTCTCCGAGAGCGGCCGTTCGCTGACCGCGCACCACGCGGTGCTGATCGTGCAGGTCACCGACGTCGAGAAGCACAACGACGAGGTGCCGCTGATCGAGGACAAGGCCAGCCTGCCGGAAACTGTGCAGTGGCTGGTCGACCTGCTCGGCCCCACCGATATCGAGATGGTTACCGAGACCTACTGGCGCGCCACCCACTACATGAGCGACGTGGCCGCGCAGTACGCCGACGGCAAACTGAGCCTGACCGAGAAGGCCCTGGCCGAGCAGTGTTACTTCGCCGTGTGCCGGCGCCTGCACAACTCGCTGAAGGCCCGTCAGCGTTCGCACCGCCAGGTGCTCGACGAGCTCAACGACAAGCTGGCCGACAAGTACATCTGCAACTTCTCGGTGTTCCAGAGCCTGCCGGACACCTGGGCCATCGGCCAGATCCTGCCGATCCTGCCGCTGCACCGCCTCGACGAGGAGCCGCTGCGCCGCGCCGTGCTGCAGGATCTGACCTGCGACTCGGACGGCAAGATCAACCAGTACGTCGACGAGCAGTCGATCGAGACCAGCCTGCCGGTGCACGAAGTGCGCGAAGGCGAGGACTACCTGCTGGGCGTGTTCCTGGTCGGTGCCTACCAGGAGATTCTCGGCGACATGCACAACCTGTTCGGTGACACCGACTCGGTGAACATCTACCAGAACGCCGACGGCAGCGTGTACCACGCCGGCATCGAGACCCACGACACCATCGAGGACATGCTGCGCTACGTGCACCTGTCGCCCGAGGAGCTGATGACCTACTACCGCGACAAGGTGGCCGGGGCCAAGCTCAGTGCCCGCGAGCGTACTCAATACCTGGATGCGCTGCGTCTGGGCCTGACCCGCTCCTCGTACCTGGCGTCCTGAGCCGTAGGGCGGGAGCAACCCGCGAGTTGGCTGGCGCGGGTTTCACCCGCCCTTTCGCTGATTAGTGCCTGGCCTACCGCGTACTTGCCAGCACTGGATGATTCCCCTTCGGGCCAGCGCAAGCGCTGTTCAGCGATGGAGCTGCTGTCCCGCCTTCGCGGGGATGACGGTATAAAAAAGTTCGAGCTGAGGGTACAACAAACTATCAGCCCGTATGGCTCCAGTGTCCTGTCGTTTGGCCTTACTTATCACCTTGTCATGGGAATCCAGGGGGCAGGCTGACGATTGAGCTCAAGCACTTCCGATCCAGACATCGCGCATAAAAAAGCCCGGCATTGGCCGGGCTTTTTTATGCGCGCAGATTACTCGCCGAACATGCCGACGCCGCGGGCCATCAGGCTGGCGAGGACGGGCAGGCAGACCAGCAGCAACAGCTGCAAGCGAATCACCAGGATAGTGCGCCTGGCCGTGGCCGGGCTGATCTGCGGCACCTTGCCGGCCAGCAGGTCGTTGCGCCAGCCGAAGAAGGTCAGGGTGGGGATGATCGACAGCAGGCCGATCAGGATGAACAGGCTGACCTTGGCGAGAAACACCCAGTTGTGCAGGTAGTAGTCCAGGCCCTTGCCGAACCACAGCACCCGGGCGGCGCCGGTAAACAGCACCAGGCCGGCGCTGGCGCCGTAGGCCATGTCGATACGCAACAGGCTGCGGGCGCGCTCAAGCTCCATGACCGGCTTGAACAGCACGTGCTCGCTGGTGAGCAGGGCGAACAGGACGAAGATCGACAGATAGTGCAGGCTGGCGGCGATGGCGTCGGCCATTGGTGGCTCCTTGTCAGGGGTGTCCATTGTGGTGAATGCAGCGATTACGTCCCGACTGCTTGGCGCGGTACAGGGCCTGGTCGGCACGCTCCAGCAGGTCGGCCTGGCTCTCGCCGGACTCGGCCAGTGCGGTGCCGATACTGGTGCTGACGCTGTGGGTCTGTTTGCCGACCTTCATCGGCTCGCTGCCAATAGCCAGGCGTATGCGTTCGGCGATATGGCCCAGCTCCTCGGCATCATGAACCGCGGTCAGGGCGACGAACTCCTCGCCACCCAGGCGCACCAGCAGATCGTCCGGGCGCAGTGCCGCGCTCATGCGTCGGGCGCTTTCCCACAGGATCTGGTCGCCGCCGGCGTGGCCGAACTGATCGTTGACCTGCTTGAAGTGATCGAGGTCGCTGTAGATGGCCCCCAGGCGCAGGCCGTTGTCGCGGGCGTTGCCGAGTTCGCGGGCGAAGAATTGGTTGAGCGCCGCGCGGTTCCATAACTGGGTCAGCGGGTCGATCAGTGCCTTGCGCTGTTCGCGATCCACCGCCTGGCGCAGGCGCTGGGTCTGCTGGCTCATGCTGCGCAGCTGCAGATAGCCTTCGACCAGGATGCCGAGGTCACGTAGATGAAAGCGCTCCTGCTGGTTCAGCGTGCGAGGCTGCGGATCGAGTATGCACAGGGTACCGATCGGCTGGCTGTCGCGGCTGTACAGCGGCTGGCCGGCGTAGAAACGGATGAAGGGCGCGCCGGTGACCAGCGGGTTGTCGGCGAAGCGCGGGTCGTTCAGTGCGTTCTCCACCACCAGCGGGCTACGTGCCGCCACGGCATGGGCACAGAAGGACACATCGCGGCCGGTCTCCGAGGCGTCCAGGCCGATGCGTGCCTTGAACCACTGGCGGTCGTGATCGATCAGGCTGATCAGCACGGTTTCCACCTGGAACAGTTCGCGGGTCAGGCGTACCAGGGTGTCGAGGTAGTGCTCGGCCGGGGTGTCGAGCAGATCGAGCTCGTCCAGTGCCTGCTGGCGGCTGGGTTCGTCGGATGGGCAGGGCGGGCTGAGCATGTCCGTCTCCGTCAGGGGTGGTCGGCGATCCACGCATCCCGGCGCTGCAGGCGCCAGGCAATGAGCGCCAGGCTGGTTCCGCGTAACAGCATAAAGCATAGAAAAGATAGCCACAGGCCGTGGTTGCCGAGGCCGCGCAGCAACCAGGCCAGCGGCAGGGCCAGGGCCACGCTGGCGAGCATGGCGTTGCGCATCTCGCGGGCGCGGGTGGCGCCGATGAACAGGCCGTCGAACAGGTAGCTCCACACCGCGATCAGCGGCAGCACGGCGAGGTAGGGCAGGTACACATAGGCCACTGCGCGCACCGCGGCGATATCGCTCTGCAGGTCGACGAACAGCCGGCCGCCGAGCAGGAACAGCAGGGCGAACAGCAGGCTGCCGAGCAGCGACCAGCCGCCGGCGACCACCAGCGAGCGCTGCAGGGTGAGGCGGTCGCGAGCACCGATGGCATGGCCGCACAGGGCCTCCACTGCATGGGCCAGGCCGTCGAGGGCGAAGGCAGCGAGCAGCAGGCCGTTGAGCAGCAGGGCGTTGGCCGCCACCGTGGCATCGCCCAGGCGGGTGCCCTGCACGGTGATGAGGAAGAACACCAGATGCAGGGCCAGGGTGCGCAGGAGAATGTCGCGGTTGACCGCCAGCAGGGCGATCCAGTTGCGCCAGCGGCCCAGCAACGCCAGCGGCAGTTGTCCGGGATGACGGCGCAGGGCACGTGCCACCAGCGCCAGGCCGAGCAGGGCGCCGCACCATTCGGCGAGCACCGAGGCGCGCGCCGAGCCGAGCACGCCCCAGTCCAGACCGAGAACGAACCACAGGTTGAGCAGCACGTTGAGCAGGTTGGTGGTCAGCAGCACCGCCAGGGCGCCGCGGGCACTCTGCGTACCCAGCAGCCAGCCGACCAGGGCCGAGCCGGCCAGGGTCGCCGGCAGGCCGAACAGGCGAGTGTGAAAGAACGCCCGGGCCTGCTCATCGAGCTCGGCCGAGGGCTGCATCAGGCCCAGGGCCAGGCCGCTCAGGGGTACCGCCAGCAGGCCGATCAGGATGGCCAGGGCGGCGGCCAGCAGCAGGCTCTGCAGCAGTACCAGGCGCAGCGCACTGCCATCGCCGCGGCCGTGGGCCTGGGCGGTGAAGCCGGTGGCGCTCATGCGCAGGATGCCGAAAACCCCCACCAGCATGGCGTACAGGCTGCTGCCGACGGCCACCGCGCCGAGCTGGTGGGCATGCGGCAGGTGACCGATCACCGCGCTGTCGACCAGCGCCACCAGCGGTACCGAGAGGTTGGAGAAGATCATCGGCACGGCCAGCGCCCAGACCCGTTGGTGGGTCGGCGCATGGCGCCAGGCGGCGAGCAGGGCGGACATGGGCATCCTCGGCAAAAGTCCGATTATAGGCACCTCGGCATAGTGCCAGGCCATCTAACGGCAGGCGCTGCATAGCAGCAACTGTAAAGCCGGCGCCAGGGGGCCGGGGCTAGACTGAGAATGAGCTAGGTGCCGCAGCAGGTCGCGGCCGAGGAGGTGGATCATGCGCATGGCTGAAACCGTGGCCCGGAGTCTGCAACGGGCCGACTGTCACTACGATCTGGTCGAGCACGATCATTCGGCGACCAGCCTGGAATCGGCGCGCAAGGCCCGTATCCCGGCCGAGCGCATGGCCAAGTCGGTGGTGCTCGATGATCGCCGCGGCCATTACCTGATGGCCGTGCTGCCGGCCAACCGCCAGCTTGACCTGGACAAGGTGCACAAGGGCCCCTGGCGTTGGCAGCTGACCCGTGAGCAGAGCCTCGGTGGCCTGTTCAAGGACTGCGAGCGCGGCGCCATTCCCGCCATCGGTGAGGCTTATGGCATGGGCATGCTGATCGACCCGGCGCTGACCCGCCAGGCCGATATCTACCTGGAGGCCGGCGACCACGAGAGCCTGATCCGCATGCCGGTGGAGGAGTTCTTCAAGCTGGCGCCCAATGCGCAGCTGTGCGAGTTGAGCCGCTAGCGGGGGCCGTTCAGAACCTGCTCAAAGGCTCGCGAGCTAGAGCCAGGCTAGGAAAAAACAGGCGAGGGTGCGGAGTTTTCTCGTGGTAAATGAGCAGCCCGAGCCTGTTTTTAACGACGCATGGCCGACGCGCAGCAGACTTTGAAGGTTCTCAGGCGACGATCAGGCTCAGCAGCCACAACCCCAGCAGGCCGTAGATCACCATGCGCACGAAGGCCTTGCGCAGGCCGGCGCGCACTGCCGCGTAGAGCAGGAGCAGGCCACAGACCATGGCCACCAGGCTGAGCAGGCCGATGTCGGTGCCCAGGGCGCTGGCCAGGCCGTTGAGGAAGCTGCGCCCGGCGTCGGCGAACAGCCCGAAGAAACCGCTCAGGGCTTCGACCAGCACGCGGATCAGGCTGCCGAGCGCGTGGCCCAGCCATTGGAATACGTCTTCGACGAACATGTGCTCCGCCTGCTGGGCGGCTCCTGCTGTGGCTCAAGAAAGCTGCCAGGCAGCATGCCACAGCCGGATACGCCCCGCACGGGCGGCGCAGTGCCGCCCGTAATCTGGCAGGCCTAGGCGCTCAACTGGTGCTCCTCGCCGGCGAACAGGCTGTTCACATAGTCGCTGCCGCTGGTGGCGTAGTTGCTCAGGGTGACCAGGTTGGTGAACTGGGCGCCGTTGTTCGCGCCGTCGACATCCACCTGCACCGTGATGTCGGCGCCGGACTGGGTCAGCCTGACGAAGTCCGAGACCTGGCTACCGGCGGTGAAGTTGGCGTCCAGCAGGGCCGAGAGGTCGAGGGCATCCCCCTCGCTGGCGTTGAAGTCGAGGATGCTGTCGCCGCCGTCGTCCTGGCTGAGGTAGGCGAACACGTCGGCACCGGCGCCACCGCTGAGCACATCTTCGCCACCCCGCCCGGCGAGCACGTCGTTGCCGGCCCCGCCGTGGAGTGTGTCGGCGCCCATGCTGCCGACCAGCGTGCCGCTGGCCGCGCCCTGGTAGCCCACCTGGGTGCCGCTGGCCGCCGCGCCCAGCTGGAAGTCCGCCTCGCTGTAGTGGCCCAGCAGGTTCACCGTGGCGTTATGCACGCCGTCGTCCAGGGTCAGCCGGCCGCCGCTGCCGAGGCTGTTGGCGGTGTAGCTGAACTGGGTGTCGGGGCCAAAGGCAACATCGCCGAACACCAGCATGTCGTTGCTTTCCAGGCCGAGAATGCCGACCAGCGAACCGGCGTCGGCGGCGTGCTCGACCACCAGGGTGCCAGCGCCGTCGCCGAGGAAGGCCACCGAGGTGTGCGCGGCCCCGCCGAAGCTCAGGCTGGCGTCGCCCGAGAGGCTGGCGCTGCCGTTGCCCGTGACATCCTCCAGCAGACGCAGGTCGCCGCCGTTGGCCCAGAGGTGGCCGCTGTTGTCGAGCGCGCTGGCTACCGTCATGCCGCCCGCCCCGGTGGACTCCAGGGTGCCGCTGTTGCTGATGGTCGTGGTGCCGGTGTCCAGCACCAGGGCGTTGGCGCCGCTGGCCAGGATCAGGCCGGCGTTGAGCAGGGTCATCTGCCCGCCACCGATCTGCCCGGCGCCGGAGATAGTGTTGTTCTCGTTGAGCAGACGGGCCGTGGCGGCGCCGCCGATGATCAGGTTGTTGGCATTATCGGACAGGGTCAGCTGGCCGCCGCCGCGCAGGGTGAGGCTCTCCACCAGCACTTCGAGCTGGCTGGTGGCGCTGCCGGCGTCGAGCAGAATGCTGCCGCTGTTGTCGACCACCCCGCCGAGCGGCAGCACGGCGCCATCGTGGATGACCAGGGTGCCGCTGTTGCTCAGCGTTGGCTCCAGGTCGAAGACGAAGTTCGCTGCGCCCAGTTCACTGGCATCCACCCCGCGCAGGGTGATGCTCGAGCTTTCGCCCAGGGTGATGACGGCATTGCCGCTAGCATCGTTGGCGATCTGCAGGCTGGCGAAGTCGAGGCCGCTGCCGAAGCCGATCAGGTCGAGGCGGTCGGCTGCCACATCGAAGTCGAAGACCTGGTTGTGGGCAATCGGCTGGGCGAACACGAACAGGTCGGCGCCACTGGAGGCGGTCAGGTTGTCGTCACTGGACAGGGCGAAGATCGGCGAGCCGGCAGCGTAGGCTTCCACGTTGTCGGCGACGGTCAGTACACCATGGCTGCCGTCGGTATTGACCCAGTCAAGGGTAATGCTCAGCACCGCTGCCCCGAGGAAATCGCTGGGGGTGGTCACGGTCAGGCTGCTCAGATCCCCGGTATGGGCTACCCAGCTGCCATCGGCGAGGCGAGTCGCGCCATTGATGATCCAGTCGCCTGGCACATTGTTCAGCGTGGCCGTTATCGAACCGTCCAGTTGTGCCGCCGGGTTGCTGAGCCCCAGGTTGATCGGTTCGCCAGCGATGCCGGCGGGGGCCGTGGCGACGCCAAAGGCAAAGTCTCCGGCGTTGAGGTTACCCAGGCTGGTCAGTGTGGTGAGGTTGTCGAGGTCGGCCACCAGCACGGCGCCCCCCGCCACGCTGGGGTTGGGGTCGTAGTAGACCTGGGCATGGCCCACGGTCGAATTGAGGAATACGAAGAGTGCACCGCTGGTGATGTTGCTGAAGCCGTTGATCGTGGCCTGGATATTGGCCGTGGCCACTGCCGCATCGGTTTTGATGGCTACTTCAGTCCCGGCAAGGTTGAGTGCCGCATTGTTGCCGGTGCGGAAGTTCTCGACGATGGCATCGAGGTCGCCAAGCGCAAAGCGGCTGGCGGTGACGGTGAACTCCAGCTTGTCGACTGTGGTGGTGTTGGTGCCGGCTTCGAAGTCGGTAATGTGATCACCGACATCGTCCAGGGCCAGGTTCACGAAGGTATCGTTGTTGGCGCCGGAAGCGGTACCGCCGGTCAGGGTGTCGGCGCCGAAGCCGCCGACGATGCGGTCATTGCCTTTGCCGCCATCGATGGTGTCGGTGCCGCTGCCGCCATACAGCGAGTCGTTGTTGTCGCTGCCGTTTAGCGTGTCGTTGCCGCTGCCGCCGTAGAACACCACGGTGGAGCTGTTCTTGGAGATCATCGTGTCGTTGCCGGTACCGGCGTAGTAGGTGCCGCTATTCAGGTTGCTTTGCGAGTCGTTGCCTGCGGTGAATGGGCTGGCAACCGAGGGGTCGTTGTCGTTGGGGTCTGCCGTGTCGTTGATATCGCTGACACCGATCACGAAGCTGGTGCTGTTGCTCGAGCCATCGGCACTGGTGGCCAGCACGGTGATGTTGTGGCTGGTGGCGGTTTCGTAGTCGAGCGCTCCCGCTACTGTGACCACGCCGGTGCTGCTGTTGATGGCGAAGCGGCCGCCGGCGTTGTCGCTCAGCGTGTAGGTGATGGCCTGGCCACCGGCATCGGCGTCGCTGGCCTGAGCGGTGATGCCGACGCTGGTACCGATGGCGGCGTTTTCCGCCACCGAGTTGGCGGCAGCGTTGCCGTCGACCGGGCCGACCACTGGGTTGTCATTGAGGTTGCTGACATTGATGGTGAAGCCGGTACTGTTGCTCGAGCCATCGGCGCTGGTGGCCAGCACCGTGATGTTGTGGCTGGTGGCGGTTTCGTAATCAAGCGCCCCGGCCACGGTGACCACACCGGTGCTGCTGTTGATGGCAAAGCGTCCGCCGGCGTTGTCGCTCAGCGTGTAGGTGATGGCCTGGCCGCCGGCATCGGCGTCGCTGGCCTGAGCGGTGATGCCGACGCTGGTGCCGATTGCAGCATTTTCCGCTACCGAGTTGGCGGCGGCGTTGCCGTCGAC
The window above is part of the Pseudomonas alcaligenes genome. Proteins encoded here:
- a CDS encoding sensor domain-containing diguanylate cyclase, whose translation is MLSPPCPSDEPSRQQALDELDLLDTPAEHYLDTLVRLTRELFQVETVLISLIDHDRQWFKARIGLDASETGRDVSFCAHAVAARSPLVVENALNDPRFADNPLVTGAPFIRFYAGQPLYSRDSQPIGTLCILDPQPRTLNQQERFHLRDLGILVEGYLQLRSMSQQTQRLRQAVDREQRKALIDPLTQLWNRAALNQFFARELGNARDNGLRLGAIYSDLDHFKQVNDQFGHAGGDQILWESARRMSAALRPDDLLVRLGGEEFVALTAVHDAEELGHIAERIRLAIGSEPMKVGKQTHSVSTSIGTALAESGESQADLLERADQALYRAKQSGRNRCIHHNGHP
- the speA gene encoding arginine decarboxylase; its protein translation is MAARRTRKDDGSQWTVADSRSVYGIRHWGAGYFAINDAGRVEVRPNGPDSTPIDLYAQLDGLRESGLSLPLLVRFPGILQDRVRQLTGAFDANIARLDYQSKYTALYPIKVNQQEAVVESIIATQNVSIGLEAGSKPELLAVLALAPKGGTIVCNGYKDREFIRLALMGQKLGHNVFIVIEKESEVQFVIDEAAELKVVPQVGLRVRLSSLASSKWADTGGEKSKFGLSAAQLLSVVERFRAAKLDQGIRLLHFHMGSQIANLADYQHGFKEAIRYYGELRALGLPVDHVDVGGGLGVDYDGTHSRNASSINYDMDDYAGVVVGMLKEFCDAQGLPHPHIFSESGRSLTAHHAVLIVQVTDVEKHNDEVPLIEDKASLPETVQWLVDLLGPTDIEMVTETYWRATHYMSDVAAQYADGKLSLTEKALAEQCYFAVCRRLHNSLKARQRSHRQVLDELNDKLADKYICNFSVFQSLPDTWAIGQILPILPLHRLDEEPLRRAVLQDLTCDSDGKINQYVDEQSIETSLPVHEVREGEDYLLGVFLVGAYQEILGDMHNLFGDTDSVNIYQNADGSVYHAGIETHDTIEDMLRYVHLSPEELMTYYRDKVAGAKLSARERTQYLDALRLGLTRSSYLAS
- a CDS encoding translation initiation factor Sui1 gives rise to the protein MVKKAASFAALGGLVYSTDAGRHCPDCSQPVDACICKKSVIPAGDGIARVRRETKGRGGKTVTTVTGVPLAEAELKELASALKKRCGCGGGFKDGVIEIQGDMVDLLLEELGKRGFKAKKSGG
- a CDS encoding DUF2214 family protein; this translates as MADAIAASLHYLSIFVLFALLTSEHVLFKPVMELERARSLLRIDMAYGASAGLVLFTGAARVLWFGKGLDYYLHNWVFLAKVSLFILIGLLSIIPTLTFFGWRNDLLAGKVPQISPATARRTILVIRLQLLLLVCLPVLASLMARGVGMFGE
- a CDS encoding MATE family efflux transporter, yielding MSALLAAWRHAPTHQRVWALAVPMIFSNLSVPLVALVDSAVIGHLPHAHQLGAVAVGSSLYAMLVGVFGILRMSATGFTAQAHGRGDGSALRLVLLQSLLLAAALAILIGLLAVPLSGLALGLMQPSAELDEQARAFFHTRLFGLPATLAGSALVGWLLGTQSARGALAVLLTTNLLNVLLNLWFVLGLDWGVLGSARASVLAEWCGALLGLALVARALRRHPGQLPLALLGRWRNWIALLAVNRDILLRTLALHLVFFLITVQGTRLGDATVAANALLLNGLLLAAFALDGLAHAVEALCGHAIGARDRLTLQRSLVVAGGWSLLGSLLFALLFLLGGRLFVDLQSDIAAVRAVAYVYLPYLAVLPLIAVWSYLFDGLFIGATRAREMRNAMLASVALALPLAWLLRGLGNHGLWLSFLCFMLLRGTSLALIAWRLQRRDAWIADHP
- a CDS encoding aminoacyl-tRNA deacylase; this encodes MRMAETVARSLQRADCHYDLVEHDHSATSLESARKARIPAERMAKSVVLDDRRGHYLMAVLPANRQLDLDKVHKGPWRWQLTREQSLGGLFKDCERGAIPAIGEAYGMGMLIDPALTRQADIYLEAGDHESLIRMPVEEFFKLAPNAQLCELSR
- a CDS encoding NUDIX hydrolase, translating into MPVVPDEAAHRAASDAERIAWVDEHDQLLGGLPRAELRERGLIGRGTFILLFNSRGELCVHRRTLSKAIYPGYWDVAAGGMVDEGESYAACAARELGEELGITGVTLREHGRFFFDRPGNRLWCAVFSAVSDAPLVLQPEEVLEARFLPLDQVPGEVAGKPFCPDSLEALRLYQAAQG